In a genomic window of Neoarius graeffei isolate fNeoGra1 chromosome 13, fNeoGra1.pri, whole genome shotgun sequence:
- the LOC132896139 gene encoding acidic leucine-rich nuclear phosphoprotein 32 family member B-like — translation MDMKKRIHLELRNRTPSDVCELVLDNCRSDEGKVEGLTSEFVNLEFLSLINVGLTSISNLPKLHKLKKLELSDNRISAGLEVLAEKLPNLTHLNLSGNKLKDLSMLEPLRDLPRLKSLDLFNCEVTTLDDYRASVFKLLPQITYLDGYDPEDREVSDSDAEGGDEDEDEVNSEEEEDEDEDGEEDEDEENDEEEDEEGSVDEEEDSGQDEDEEDDDDEEEEEEEDEDNCKGEKRKRDPEDEDDEEEED, via the exons ATGGACATGAAGAAGAGGATTCACTTGGAGCTGCGGAACAGGACGCCCTCAGAC GTGTGCGAGTTGGTGCTGGATAACTGTCGCTCTGATGAGGGGAAGGTCGAGGGTCTGACGTCAGAGTTTGTGAACCTGGAGTTCCTCAGTCTGATTAATGTGGGTCTAACATCAATCTCCAACCTTCCCAAACTGCACAAACTCAAGAAG ctGGAGCTGAGTGATAATCGGATCTCGGCTGGTCTGGAGGTTCTGGCAGAGAAACTGCCCAACCTCACACACCTCAATCTGAGTGGCAACAAACTGAAGGACCTGAGTATGCTGGAGCCACTG aggGATCTGCCCCGTCTAAAGAGTCTGGACCTGTTTAACTGTGAGGTCACGACCCTGGATGATTACAGGGCGAGTGTGTTTAAGCTCCTCCCCCAGATCACCTACCTGGACGGTTATGACCCAGAGGACCGAGAGGTGAGCGACTCGGATGCAGAGGGAGGTGACGAAGATGAGGATGAAG TGAACtcggaggaagaggaggatgaggatgaagatggagaagaggaTGAGGACGAGGaaaatgatgaggaggaggatgaagagggAAGTGTAGATGAG GAGGAAGACTCGGGTCAGGATGAGGATGAGGAAgacgatgatgatgaggaggaggaggaagaagaag ATGAGGACAACTGTAAAGGAGAAAAGAGAAAACGAGACCCAGAGGATGAAgatgatgaagaggaggaggattGA